The following proteins come from a genomic window of Rhodohalobacter sp. 614A:
- a CDS encoding BatA domain-containing protein: MWLWLLAASLVPIAIHLWQRRSGKPQLLGTFRFLPDKSFAKAQKIELHEVPLLLVRILLVCSIVLLLTDLFFLKETPEIESVIFTETNQPEWQEQFLDGNLEIQVPSSQIESIGWWNLVEQAEADHHPNVIYVNGELTQNWFSGNRPGLGADVEWNGTQTPPEKVSAVWHSETHSYSAHIQLRDSLGVQHSIQQIPEPAILQNSQAVIKQDTVAYAGSLQVLINQNIPGQIQSGLEYAAEFWNADIQLTEQPEQILCIVMTGDQQWILRNETGRNGIEDVIETGSQTGVEIKVTGLDSSIQSTPNTLLQTKNEIPVLWFSEEQTLQVNGTFPNEMAAWFYAGVVHQLIQKSLGIDLFLSPEMPEQQRQIRQTQQQLAGISERKSARNWLLLLLLILWAAERFIAPRRGM, encoded by the coding sequence ATGTGGCTTTGGTTATTAGCCGCTTCACTGGTTCCGATTGCGATTCATCTCTGGCAGCGAAGATCGGGAAAACCGCAATTACTGGGAACGTTTCGATTTTTGCCCGACAAATCATTCGCAAAAGCTCAAAAGATTGAGTTGCACGAAGTCCCTCTTTTGCTCGTTCGGATTTTACTGGTTTGCTCCATCGTTTTATTACTCACCGATTTATTTTTTTTGAAGGAGACACCCGAAATCGAATCCGTCATCTTCACTGAAACAAATCAACCAGAGTGGCAGGAACAATTTCTGGACGGAAACCTGGAAATACAGGTACCTTCATCCCAAATTGAATCAATTGGCTGGTGGAATTTGGTTGAGCAGGCCGAAGCTGACCATCATCCCAATGTGATCTATGTGAATGGTGAACTAACCCAAAACTGGTTTTCCGGAAACCGCCCCGGTTTAGGTGCCGATGTTGAATGGAATGGCACCCAGACTCCGCCCGAAAAAGTGTCTGCCGTTTGGCATTCGGAAACCCATAGTTATTCTGCTCATATTCAGTTGAGAGATTCACTCGGAGTGCAGCATTCGATTCAACAAATTCCGGAACCGGCCATTCTCCAAAACTCACAAGCCGTGATCAAACAGGATACGGTCGCGTACGCCGGTTCTCTCCAGGTTTTAATCAATCAAAACATTCCGGGGCAAATCCAAAGCGGATTGGAATATGCTGCTGAATTTTGGAATGCTGATATTCAATTGACTGAGCAGCCCGAACAAATTTTATGTATCGTAATGACCGGAGATCAACAGTGGATTCTCAGAAATGAAACCGGGCGAAACGGCATCGAAGATGTGATTGAGACCGGATCACAAACGGGCGTTGAAATTAAAGTTACCGGACTTGATTCAAGCATTCAATCAACCCCAAATACACTTCTGCAAACAAAAAACGAAATTCCTGTACTATGGTTTTCTGAGGAACAGACCCTTCAGGTAAACGGAACTTTTCCAAATGAAATGGCTGCATGGTTTTATGCCGGCGTTGTCCATCAACTCATACAAAAAAGTCTTGGTATCGATCTTTTTTTGAGCCCTGAAATGCCGGAGCAGCAGAGACAAATCCGGCAAACTCAACAGCAATTGGCTGGAATATCTGAACGGAAATCTGCCCGAAATTGGCTTCTGCTTTTGTTGTTGATTCTTTGGGCCGCGGAACGATTCATTGCACCAAGGAGGGGAATGTAG
- a CDS encoding HTTM domain-containing protein, with the protein MNTRSINAYFSKTTHAAPLAVFRILFGILMAGSMIRFAAKGWIREMYIEPVFFFSYSGFEWVKPMGEWTYLIFFVCGFSALFVSLGYKYRIAIISFFLSFTYIELMDKTTYLNHYYFISILSFLMIFLPAHVTFSVDAWRDKKLRSVKVPVWTIHSLKMLLCMVYFYAGLAKLNSDWLLHAMPLKIWLSANHTIPILGDLFQQEWSYYLMSWAGAVYDLSIPFLLLMKRTRVLAFGLVVIFHGLTSLLFPIGMFPYIMIVSALIFFDSSVHQKILNRISHILNIQKERFENGKIYEFSRSLTRNIAIGTVGLFFIIQILVPFRYLLYPDELFWTEEGYRFSWRVMLMEKAGRANFKVVDPVSSQSFIVDNMEFLTDFQEKEMATQPDFILEYAHFLEKHYQEKGITDPEIYVESYITLNGRRSQRYVNPDIDLTRTDSIQNQRDILLPFEDKILGL; encoded by the coding sequence GTGAACACTCGTTCTATTAACGCCTATTTTTCAAAAACAACTCATGCAGCTCCCCTGGCAGTCTTCCGGATTTTGTTTGGGATTTTGATGGCTGGAAGTATGATTCGCTTTGCAGCAAAAGGCTGGATTCGTGAGATGTATATCGAGCCGGTTTTTTTCTTCTCATACAGTGGATTTGAATGGGTAAAACCGATGGGTGAATGGACATACCTCATTTTCTTTGTCTGTGGATTCTCCGCTCTTTTTGTTTCCCTTGGATATAAATACAGGATTGCCATCATCAGTTTTTTTCTCAGCTTTACTTATATCGAACTGATGGACAAAACCACCTATCTGAATCACTATTATTTCATCAGTATTCTCAGCTTTTTGATGATTTTTTTGCCCGCCCATGTAACGTTTTCGGTTGATGCCTGGCGGGATAAAAAACTTCGATCCGTGAAGGTTCCGGTGTGGACCATTCATTCCTTAAAAATGCTGCTTTGTATGGTTTATTTCTATGCCGGCCTGGCAAAGCTCAACTCCGATTGGCTTCTGCATGCCATGCCTTTAAAAATTTGGTTGTCAGCCAATCATACCATTCCCATTCTGGGCGATCTCTTTCAACAGGAGTGGAGCTATTATTTGATGAGCTGGGCCGGAGCCGTCTACGATCTTTCCATTCCTTTTCTGTTACTGATGAAGCGAACAAGAGTTTTGGCTTTCGGTTTGGTTGTCATTTTTCACGGTTTGACAAGCCTTCTATTTCCAATCGGAATGTTTCCCTACATCATGATTGTGAGTGCACTTATTTTCTTTGATTCTTCCGTTCATCAAAAGATTCTAAACCGGATTTCGCACATTTTAAATATTCAGAAAGAGCGGTTTGAAAATGGAAAGATTTATGAGTTTTCAAGGAGCTTGACTAGAAATATTGCAATCGGAACTGTTGGTCTTTTTTTTATTATCCAGATCCTGGTTCCATTTCGATATCTTCTTTATCCTGATGAATTATTTTGGACGGAAGAAGGCTACCGTTTTTCGTGGCGTGTGATGTTGATGGAAAAAGCCGGTCGGGCAAATTTTAAAGTCGTTGATCCGGTATCCAGCCAAAGCTTTATAGTTGATAACATGGAATTCCTAACCGATTTCCAGGAAAAGGAGATGGCCACTCAGCCGGATTTTATCTTGGAATACGCTCACTTTTTGGAGAAGCATTACCAGGAGAAAGGGATAACAGATCCGGAGATTTACGTTGAGAGTTATATAACTTTAAACGGACGAAGAAGCCAGCGGTATGTGAATCCTGATATTGATTTAACCCGAACGGATTCAATCCAAAATCAGAGAGATATTCTTCTTCCGTTTGAGGATAAGATATTGGGTTTATAA
- a CDS encoding PhoH family protein: MPRQKKAKKIFVLDTSVLLYDSEAVKNFEKHDIAIPITVLEELDSFKKGNTVTNLHAREFIRYLDRITDANMIQKWIPLNGKSHGKIRVISDEGSKVNASDVFGSQKNDHRILNSALKLREEEPDKKVTLVSKDINLRLKARALSLDAEDYETIRIKDINHLYRGKTDLKFEDNTHINDLYKKGQIDYDEIDQTNPVSNHYYILKNHSSSALGYYNPASKKVELVKQMNAYGITPRNAEQTFAMHALMNPEVLLATITGAAGTGKTLLALACALEQRSQYRQIYLARPIVPLSNRDLGYLPGDVKSKIDPYMQPLWDNLNIIKNQYKETSKQYKKIDEMVQTEKLSIVPLAYIRGRSLNNVIFIVDEAQNLTPHEIKTIITRAGENTKIIFTGDIFQIDTPYLDAQSNGLSYLVDRMNNNDVYAHINLEKGERSELANLASKFL, from the coding sequence ATGCCCAGACAAAAGAAAGCGAAGAAGATTTTCGTTCTTGACACCTCCGTTCTTTTATATGATTCTGAAGCTGTAAAAAACTTTGAAAAGCACGACATCGCCATTCCCATTACCGTGCTGGAAGAGTTGGATTCGTTCAAAAAAGGCAATACAGTCACGAATCTTCACGCAAGAGAATTCATCCGCTACCTCGACAGAATTACCGATGCCAACATGATCCAGAAGTGGATTCCACTGAATGGCAAATCTCACGGAAAAATTCGTGTAATTAGCGACGAAGGAAGTAAAGTAAATGCTTCTGATGTATTCGGCTCACAAAAAAATGATCACCGAATTTTAAATTCGGCCCTCAAACTTCGTGAAGAGGAACCAGACAAAAAAGTCACGTTGGTTTCAAAGGATATCAATCTCCGGCTGAAAGCACGTGCATTAAGCCTGGATGCTGAGGACTATGAGACGATTCGTATCAAAGACATCAATCACCTGTATCGCGGCAAGACTGATCTGAAATTTGAGGATAACACCCATATCAATGATCTGTACAAGAAAGGGCAAATTGATTATGATGAAATCGATCAAACCAACCCGGTCAGCAATCATTATTACATTCTGAAAAACCACTCCAGTTCGGCACTCGGATATTACAATCCTGCAAGCAAAAAAGTAGAGCTTGTAAAACAAATGAATGCCTACGGAATCACGCCACGAAATGCTGAGCAGACGTTTGCCATGCATGCCCTGATGAATCCGGAGGTACTGCTTGCAACAATCACCGGAGCAGCCGGAACGGGTAAAACATTGCTTGCCTTAGCCTGTGCTTTGGAACAGCGGAGTCAGTATCGCCAGATTTACCTGGCACGGCCGATTGTTCCACTAAGTAATCGCGATCTCGGCTATCTGCCCGGTGATGTGAAATCAAAAATTGATCCTTACATGCAGCCTTTATGGGACAATCTGAATATCATCAAAAATCAGTACAAAGAGACCAGCAAGCAATACAAGAAAATCGATGAAATGGTGCAGACCGAGAAACTCTCGATTGTGCCGCTGGCCTATATTCGGGGCCGTAGTTTGAATAATGTAATTTTCATTGTGGATGAAGCACAGAATCTTACTCCGCATGAAATCAAAACAATTATTACCCGCGCCGGCGAAAATACAAAAATCATTTTTACGGGTGATATTTTCCAGATCGACACGCCTTATCTCGACGCACAAAGTAACGGTCTCTCCTATCTTGTGGACCGCATGAACAACAACGATGTGTACGCACATATCAATCTTGAAAAAGGAGAACGTTCGGAGCTGGCAAATCTGGCGAGCAAGTTTTTATAA
- a CDS encoding type II toxin-antitoxin system RelE/ParE family toxin has protein sequence MIKTFNEKEAELIWNGIRSKKLSSEIQSKSRRKLRMINNAQTIHDLRIPPANRLEKLKGGLEDFFSILINQQWRIIFQWKNNDAYNVEITDYH, from the coding sequence ATGATAAAAACTTTCAATGAGAAGGAGGCAGAGTTGATTTGGAATGGAATCCGATCCAAAAAATTATCTTCTGAAATTCAATCCAAATCTCGGCGTAAATTAAGGATGATCAATAATGCTCAAACCATTCATGATCTGCGAATTCCACCGGCAAATCGATTGGAAAAATTAAAAGGTGGTTTGGAAGATTTTTTTAGCATTCTAATCAATCAGCAATGGCGTATCATTTTCCAATGGAAAAATAACGATGCATACAACGTTGAAATTACCGATTACCACTAA
- a CDS encoding lipopolysaccharide biosynthesis protein — translation MGIIIRQSVQNAIISYVGIALGFVITIIMVPKILTTEQYGLTRVLLSLAVVGTQFSNLGINNTVVRFFPYFKDKEENHHGFLFLTLIVPLCGFIFFGALFVLFRDSITNLFVERSALLVDYYWYLLPLTLFILFFNVLNYFTRALYDTVMASFLNEVLIRVLTAILLVAYLMGWLTFEQFMIIFVVNYGVITTALFLYTLFYKNISLRPDFNFLSRPLLKDIFSYGLYAFWGGVASIIVTNIDIIMLSSLAGLDETGIYAIAFYVGSVILVIRSSVYKISASIISSAFKDEDHELIQDIYKRSSLNQIIGGGLLFCGVIANLDNLMSLLPEAYAGGAIVIIIIAAANLFDMSTGLNSAIILNSKHYRFDLYSTIFLIIITVLLNYLLIPEYGILGAAIGTATAIFLYNSIKVVFVWIRLSMQPFEWQMLFVIAIGALILFLSFQVDTIGNIYLDIVVRSAVITVIYLAPILAMNISKDLNHLVDKSVSDIRKFFVR, via the coding sequence TTGGGAATAATTATACGCCAAAGTGTACAGAATGCAATTATCTCTTATGTGGGGATTGCTCTGGGGTTTGTAATTACCATTATCATGGTTCCAAAAATATTGACGACCGAGCAGTATGGATTAACCCGGGTGTTATTGTCACTGGCGGTGGTTGGAACCCAGTTTTCCAATCTTGGGATTAACAATACTGTTGTTCGGTTTTTCCCTTATTTCAAAGATAAGGAGGAAAATCATCATGGATTCCTCTTCCTTACTTTAATCGTTCCACTGTGCGGTTTCATATTTTTTGGAGCTCTGTTTGTTCTATTCAGGGATAGTATCACCAATCTTTTTGTTGAGCGTTCTGCATTGCTTGTTGATTATTATTGGTACCTGCTTCCCCTTACATTGTTTATTCTCTTTTTTAACGTTCTGAATTACTTTACCAGGGCTCTTTACGATACGGTGATGGCTTCATTTCTTAATGAAGTTTTAATTCGTGTACTTACAGCCATTCTTCTCGTAGCCTATTTGATGGGCTGGCTTACCTTCGAGCAGTTTATGATCATATTTGTTGTGAATTACGGGGTCATCACCACCGCTCTTTTTTTATACACTCTTTTTTATAAAAACATCTCTCTTCGGCCCGACTTTAATTTCCTTTCCCGTCCGCTTCTTAAAGATATATTCAGTTATGGGCTCTATGCATTTTGGGGCGGAGTGGCTTCCATTATTGTTACCAACATCGACATTATTATGCTGAGCTCCCTTGCCGGGCTTGATGAAACTGGTATTTATGCCATTGCCTTTTATGTGGGTTCGGTAATTCTTGTCATTCGGTCTTCTGTTTATAAAATATCAGCCTCCATCATATCCTCTGCTTTTAAGGATGAAGACCACGAACTCATTCAGGATATTTACAAGCGATCTTCATTAAACCAGATTATTGGGGGAGGGCTTTTGTTCTGTGGTGTGATTGCAAATTTGGATAACCTGATGAGTCTGTTGCCCGAAGCCTATGCCGGAGGAGCAATCGTCATTATTATAATTGCCGCTGCAAACCTTTTTGATATGTCTACCGGTTTAAACAGCGCTATAATTTTAAATTCAAAACATTATCGGTTTGATCTCTATTCAACAATCTTTCTGATAATTATCACCGTTTTGCTGAACTATTTATTGATTCCGGAGTATGGAATACTTGGTGCAGCGATTGGAACAGCAACGGCCATATTTCTATACAATTCGATTAAAGTGGTTTTTGTGTGGATACGATTATCCATGCAGCCGTTTGAGTGGCAGATGTTGTTTGTTATTGCCATCGGCGCACTGATTTTGTTTCTAAGTTTCCAGGTAGATACAATAGGGAATATTTATCTTGATATTGTCGTAAGGTCCGCCGTGATTACTGTTATCTACCTGGCCCCGATTTTGGCCATGAATATATCAAAAGACCTGAACCATCTTGTCGATAAGTCTGTGTCTGATATCCGGAAATTCTTTGTGAGATAA
- a CDS encoding NAD(P)H-quinone oxidoreductase yields MKALLIDEESEQPVMKTGEFPTPDPRPNELLVKIEATALNRADLLQKAGKYPVPEGASPILGLEMAGVVAETGSDVSGFEIGDWVFGLLSGGGYAEYCTISQGMAMKIPEALSFEEAAAIPEVFLTAYQAIDWLGELQNGETILIHAGASGVGTAAIQLAKHLFDARIITTAGTDQKNNLCEELGSGLSINYKEKDFADEIESAFGKQSVDVIVDFVGSPYWDNNIKILDLDGRLIYLAMLGGVKVDEINLLPILRKRLTIKGSTLRNRSDDYKMRLTKEFENKALRYFTDGKIKPIIDSIFDWNNVEKAHSKMANNLNAGKIVLTGM; encoded by the coding sequence ATGAAAGCTTTACTGATTGATGAGGAATCGGAACAACCTGTGATGAAAACAGGTGAGTTTCCAACCCCTGATCCCCGCCCCAATGAATTACTAGTAAAAATCGAAGCAACCGCACTCAATCGTGCCGATCTTCTTCAAAAAGCCGGTAAGTATCCGGTGCCGGAAGGTGCCTCTCCAATCCTCGGCCTGGAAATGGCTGGTGTAGTGGCAGAAACCGGGTCTGACGTTTCCGGCTTTGAGATCGGTGACTGGGTTTTTGGATTGCTTTCAGGTGGCGGATATGCTGAATATTGCACCATTTCACAGGGTATGGCGATGAAAATACCGGAAGCTCTCTCTTTTGAAGAAGCCGCAGCCATTCCTGAAGTTTTCCTTACGGCTTACCAGGCTATCGATTGGCTGGGTGAACTTCAAAATGGCGAAACGATTTTAATTCATGCCGGTGCGAGTGGCGTCGGGACAGCCGCAATTCAGCTTGCGAAACATCTGTTTGATGCAAGAATTATTACCACTGCCGGAACGGATCAAAAGAATAATCTTTGTGAAGAGTTAGGTTCCGGGTTATCGATCAATTATAAAGAGAAGGATTTTGCGGACGAGATTGAATCGGCTTTTGGAAAGCAAAGTGTAGATGTGATTGTTGATTTTGTGGGTTCTCCGTATTGGGATAACAACATCAAAATACTTGATCTTGATGGACGTTTGATCTATCTGGCAATGTTGGGAGGGGTTAAAGTCGATGAAATAAACCTGCTTCCGATTTTGAGAAAAAGGCTCACAATTAAAGGCTCAACCCTGCGAAACAGAAGCGATGATTACAAAATGAGACTTACAAAAGAATTCGAAAATAAAGCCCTCCGTTATTTTACCGACGGCAAAATTAAACCGATTATCGACTCCATTTTTGACTGGAACAATGTTGAGAAAGCTCACTCCAAAATGGCTAATAATCTCAACGCTGGAAAAATTGTTTTAACGGGGATGTAG
- the pckA gene encoding phosphoenolpyruvate carboxykinase (ATP): MDLSKHDITVKNIIRNPSPSRFYEEAIKFDPGSAITNKGALVVRSGKRTGRSPADKRVVNTDEIKNDIWWGSVNIPLDEHTFNINHQRATDYLNTRERLYILDGFAGWDPKYRLKVRIIAERPYHGLFMQNMLIRPTAEELENFGEPDFVVYNAGKFPANKYTEGMTSDASVDVSFQRNEMIILGTEYAGEMKKGIFTVMHYLMPKKDVLSMHCSANEGESPDDVALFFGLSGTGKTTLSADSSRKLIGDDEHCWSEDGVFNIEGGCYAKTINLSEEKEPEIFNAIKFGTVLENVEYDPETREVDYDDVSITQNTRASYPIDYISNAKIPCEAGHPKNIIFLTYDAFGVLPPVSKLSPEQAMYHFISGYTAKVAGTEVGVTEPEATFSACFGAAFLVWPPSKYAEMLAEKMRTHNAKAWLVNTGLTGGPYGKGSRINLKNTRSIINAIHAGGLDNVSTETDEVFGFEIPKECPNVPSEILSPRNTWDSAEDYDKQARKLGSLFNKNFEKYKEESSEEIINAGPKV, encoded by the coding sequence ATGGACTTATCAAAACATGACATTACCGTCAAGAATATCATAAGAAATCCTTCTCCTTCACGATTTTATGAAGAAGCCATTAAGTTTGATCCGGGATCGGCTATCACAAACAAGGGAGCTTTGGTTGTTCGCTCAGGTAAAAGAACCGGACGAAGCCCTGCCGACAAGCGGGTTGTAAATACAGACGAAATCAAGAATGATATTTGGTGGGGAAGTGTCAATATCCCTTTGGATGAGCACACTTTCAACATTAACCACCAACGGGCTACCGATTATCTTAATACGCGAGAACGCCTGTATATTCTGGATGGATTTGCCGGCTGGGATCCAAAATACCGGCTAAAGGTTCGAATTATTGCTGAACGACCTTATCATGGACTGTTTATGCAAAACATGCTGATTCGCCCGACGGCGGAAGAGCTTGAGAATTTTGGAGAACCAGACTTTGTAGTCTACAATGCTGGTAAATTTCCAGCCAACAAGTACACCGAAGGCATGACCTCTGATGCCAGTGTGGATGTAAGTTTCCAACGAAACGAGATGATCATACTTGGTACGGAATATGCCGGTGAAATGAAGAAAGGAATTTTCACCGTCATGCATTATCTCATGCCCAAGAAAGATGTTCTCTCCATGCACTGCTCGGCCAATGAAGGTGAGTCACCCGATGACGTTGCCCTGTTTTTCGGATTGTCCGGTACGGGAAAAACAACCCTCTCGGCAGACAGCTCCCGAAAGCTGATTGGCGACGACGAACACTGTTGGAGTGAAGATGGCGTCTTTAATATTGAAGGCGGTTGCTATGCCAAAACAATTAACCTTTCTGAAGAAAAAGAGCCGGAAATTTTTAATGCCATTAAGTTTGGAACGGTTTTAGAGAATGTAGAATATGATCCCGAAACCCGGGAAGTAGACTATGATGATGTCTCCATCACACAGAATACACGTGCATCTTATCCGATTGACTATATCTCTAATGCCAAAATTCCGTGTGAAGCCGGCCATCCAAAAAACATTATATTCCTGACGTATGACGCTTTTGGAGTTTTGCCTCCGGTAAGTAAACTCTCACCCGAACAGGCAATGTATCATTTCATTAGCGGATATACAGCGAAAGTGGCGGGAACAGAAGTGGGTGTTACAGAACCGGAAGCAACATTTTCTGCGTGCTTTGGAGCTGCATTCCTTGTTTGGCCTCCAAGCAAATATGCCGAAATGCTGGCTGAAAAAATGAGAACACACAACGCCAAAGCCTGGTTGGTGAATACCGGCCTCACCGGCGGACCTTACGGAAAAGGAAGCCGAATTAATCTGAAGAATACACGTTCAATCATCAACGCTATTCATGCGGGTGGTTTAGATAATGTATCTACAGAAACTGATGAGGTCTTTGGATTTGAAATTCCGAAGGAATGTCCAAATGTACCCTCAGAGATTCTCTCTCCCAGAAATACATGGGACAGTGCTGAGGATTATGACAAACAAGCCAGAAAACTTGGCAGCCTCTTCAACAAAAACTTCGAAAAATATAAAGAAGAAAGCAGCGAAGAGATTATAAACGCCGGACCGAAGGTTTAA
- a CDS encoding HigA family addiction module antitoxin produces MEKLPNIHPGEVLKEEFLDSMGISAYRLAKETFIPQTRISQIINKKRSITADTALRLSRYFGTSAKFWLGLQDDYDLEEEAENKKKELEKIKIIEINAV; encoded by the coding sequence ATGGAAAAGTTACCGAACATACATCCGGGTGAAGTTTTAAAAGAAGAATTTCTTGATTCCATGGGTATCAGCGCTTACCGCCTTGCCAAAGAAACATTTATTCCACAAACCCGCATCAGTCAAATCATAAACAAAAAGAGAAGTATTACTGCAGATACTGCTTTGCGGCTCTCCAGGTATTTTGGAACCAGCGCCAAATTCTGGCTTGGCCTTCAGGATGATTACGATCTTGAAGAAGAAGCTGAAAACAAGAAAAAGGAGTTGGAAAAAATAAAGATCATAGAAATAAATGCAGTTTAA
- a CDS encoding glycosyltransferase — protein sequence MPSDPQITIAICTYNRAGYLKDTLDDLAEQNMKPDQFEILVIDNNSKDGTGTVCEIFAKTHPDHPFRCVKETKQGLSYARNRAVREAQTSVLLFIDDDVKLPRHFVYSAVEYASNRPSTMCAGGRIQVCFDGTEPDWIPGELMPMFGLHDLGDHDKLYPSSNFPRGGNMMIRKSIFEAFGYFDPHLGRKGNQLLGSEEKHFFEQLRKNGVELHYWANLELTHRIGPNRLEEEYLREQSIGIGRSERMRMNQSKSEIAKKIGSELIKFLGSLILAIGYLVRGKTQAAGFMIQFRVWVLRGFLSPQTTKQEGKPTSS from the coding sequence ATGCCAAGCGATCCTCAAATAACAATCGCCATTTGTACCTACAATCGTGCCGGGTATTTGAAAGATACGCTGGATGATTTGGCCGAACAGAATATGAAACCGGATCAATTCGAGATTCTGGTTATTGACAACAACAGCAAAGACGGAACCGGGACCGTTTGCGAAATCTTTGCTAAAACCCATCCGGATCATCCGTTCAGATGCGTTAAGGAAACGAAACAGGGATTGTCGTATGCCCGAAACCGAGCCGTCCGGGAAGCCCAAACCTCTGTGCTTCTTTTTATTGATGACGATGTAAAACTTCCCCGCCATTTTGTGTACTCGGCAGTAGAATATGCTTCAAACAGGCCTTCAACAATGTGTGCTGGCGGGCGAATCCAGGTTTGTTTTGACGGTACAGAACCAGACTGGATTCCCGGAGAACTCATGCCCATGTTTGGTCTGCATGATCTGGGCGATCATGATAAACTCTATCCGTCTTCGAATTTTCCCCGGGGCGGAAATATGATGATTCGTAAATCGATTTTTGAAGCGTTCGGATATTTTGATCCGCACCTGGGCCGAAAAGGAAACCAACTGCTTGGCAGTGAAGAAAAGCATTTTTTTGAACAACTCCGGAAAAACGGTGTGGAACTTCATTATTGGGCGAATCTTGAACTAACACACCGCATTGGCCCAAACCGGCTTGAGGAAGAATACCTGAGAGAGCAGTCTATTGGAATTGGCAGGAGTGAGCGAATGCGAATGAACCAATCAAAATCCGAGATTGCAAAAAAAATTGGCAGCGAACTCATTAAGTTTTTAGGAAGCCTGATTCTGGCAATCGGATACCTGGTGCGAGGTAAAACCCAGGCAGCAGGATTTATGATTCAATTTAGAGTTTGGGTTCTCCGGGGTTTTCTGAGTCCTCAAACCACGAAACAGGAAGGCAAACCAACATCTTCTTGA
- the murI gene encoding glutamate racemase translates to MNFRQEAPIGIFDSGLGGLTVAKAVSELLPGEDIVYYGDTARVPYGIKSQQTIRNYSIEISHFLKAKGVKMIIIACNTASAAAYDGVRETVKEIPVLNVIDAGTLSAIRSGKKHIGVIGTLGTIGSGAYELSLKKANDQFTVKSLACPLLVPLAEEGWTDNDIAKQTIDIYLHPFKNNGVEALILGCTHYPLFKKSILEYFDGKPIDIIDSAEAVAEMAKNTLSEMNLLNESGKRGELICYVSDRPQRFQELAERFIGREIDIKTAD, encoded by the coding sequence ATGAATTTCAGGCAAGAAGCACCCATTGGTATTTTTGATTCCGGTCTTGGAGGTCTCACCGTTGCAAAAGCAGTTTCCGAACTTCTTCCGGGTGAGGATATCGTCTATTACGGTGATACGGCTCGTGTACCGTACGGTATTAAATCGCAGCAGACGATCCGAAATTATTCGATTGAGATCAGTCATTTTTTGAAGGCGAAGGGAGTGAAAATGATTATCATTGCCTGTAATACAGCTTCCGCAGCGGCCTATGATGGCGTTCGGGAAACCGTAAAAGAAATTCCCGTCTTGAATGTGATTGATGCCGGAACTCTTTCGGCCATACGATCCGGGAAAAAACATATTGGCGTGATTGGAACTCTTGGCACGATTGGCTCCGGTGCTTATGAACTCTCTCTCAAAAAAGCGAATGATCAGTTCACTGTAAAATCACTGGCTTGCCCGCTACTTGTTCCGCTTGCAGAAGAAGGATGGACAGATAACGATATCGCCAAACAGACCATTGACATCTATCTGCATCCGTTTAAGAACAACGGAGTAGAAGCGCTGATTTTGGGATGTACACATTACCCGTTATTCAAGAAATCAATCCTTGAATATTTTGACGGTAAACCGATTGATATCATCGACTCAGCCGAAGCGGTAGCTGAAATGGCAAAAAATACTCTTTCAGAAATGAATCTTTTGAATGAATCCGGGAAAAGGGGCGAGCTGATCTGTTATGTCAGCGATCGCCCCCAGCGTTTCCAGGAACTTGCCGAACGGTTTATAGGCCGCGAAATTGATATCAAAACCGCAGACTAA